A genomic segment from Candidatus Viadribacter manganicus encodes:
- a CDS encoding AAA family ATPase produces MTDLVVPVTPQAMKLVFIYGQAGVGKLTVGRELADLTGMALFHNHLVVDTVGAVFPFGSGPFVKLRERFWLDVFAEAAAAGRSMIFTFAPEGTVSSDFPERVRSLIKAAGGEIHFIRLTAPVEEQERRIDAPSRAAFGKLRSLDLLRELKPQFDAALAAMPVALLTIDTASVDARAAAQAIAEAVGAD; encoded by the coding sequence ATGACAGATTTGGTCGTTCCGGTTACTCCTCAAGCGATGAAGCTGGTGTTCATCTACGGGCAAGCCGGGGTCGGCAAACTTACCGTTGGGCGCGAGTTAGCGGACCTGACCGGGATGGCGCTATTCCACAATCACCTCGTTGTTGACACAGTCGGGGCAGTCTTTCCCTTTGGCTCAGGTCCGTTCGTCAAACTACGGGAGCGTTTCTGGCTCGACGTATTCGCGGAAGCGGCGGCCGCAGGTCGGTCAATGATTTTTACATTCGCACCGGAGGGCACTGTCTCTTCCGACTTTCCTGAAAGAGTTCGTTCGCTCATCAAAGCTGCCGGCGGTGAAATCCATTTCATTCGGTTGACCGCGCCTGTCGAGGAACAGGAGCGGCGCATTGATGCGCCAAGTCGCGCTGCATTCGGGAAGTTGCGTTCTCTAGATTTGCTTCGTGAACTCAAACCGCAGTTCGATGCAGCGCTAGCTGCGATGCCTGTTGCTTTACTGACTATCGACACCGCGTCAGTAGATGCACGAGCCGCAGCACAGGCCATCGCCGAAGCGGTGGGAGCCGATTAA